From a single Nicotiana tomentosiformis chromosome 2, ASM39032v3, whole genome shotgun sequence genomic region:
- the LOC104110894 gene encoding helicase protein MOM1-like isoform X4, whose product MASETRSGRKNKHTESNKSKNKQSDKGSISSGSGKTDSLRKSVRETKQADSIPSSTRKSERLEKQLPSMPAVKKKSGVIEKQNTPSPLRRSDRGKKDTPSSLSRSSYVGRGPDSSSVKKKEPKEKSVKELIMDFESVSTGRENGATSVGLKRKIMDARSYKALFKMQRKRSTAAEIIDKLERPKKSSRVDSIASDETGSKLINGDNESHERVVEELKEHPDGVASSRSISSSEASDADASVNDVEKLPDSNRRCCSRGKSAALPAENGFEVSKNGCTVGEISGDSERVPEGCSVTEDNVHIPDFSCSTSTGGDIILKSGELGIGKCSETHKNACDLAEVSPPPLADHEKLGYGGTCASCSRRIRVNHDSPEEELCSCAGMSGRDCYNLSRLKDGVGSEAAIPLDSGEGCHMQLNQALSVSQRGADEKMCTICKQGGEILICDGRGCKRCYHLSCLDPPLDDFPPGAWHCTWCVKKKIESGVHSVTEGVESIRDVREVEVAGTKGMHRQKQYLVKYQGLAHAHNHWVAETQLLIDAPLLIANYNHKNQDVRWNSEWTVPHRLLKKRSLMFSKLHGQDADDNSKCLFEWLVKWQGLDYEYATWELGNANLLNSQHGESLIKDFNIRREKAKRRIDKNHKGPLVKLSELSAGGSHITDSNLLNNVNKLRECWLKCQNTAVFDDQDRIMKMVLFILSMSDVCCPFLIVTTSSLLSQWEAEFRRWAPSIDVVVYSGSRDSRRRIKSLEFYDEGGFMMLQVLLSSLEAVIEDVEMLSGLNWEVTVIDDCQNLGISTGVEQIKMLSTGIRVLLFNGPMKITSSEYINLLSLLQCKFGLDKTGGLASDINDHLGKLKGLSKVTAPCSKPESSKFVEYWVPVQMSDLQLEQYCATLLTNSNALRTFYKSDPVGALRDTLLSVRKCCDHPYILDPFLQPFNKGLSPAEILEVGIKASGKLHLLDKMLSEMRPRQHRVVVLFQSIAGSEASIGDILDDFLRQRFGENSYERVETCVIHSKKQASLNRFNDKKSGRFVLLLENRVCHQTIKLLSVDSVIIYDSDTNPTNDLRQLQKLSIDSQSKHTYVFRLYSSFTVEEKALFLAKQDLNLDSNLHILSRSPNDTLMWGASNLFSRLDEYHSGGSPTSISNNSSGQLRLDDVISEFSAIICKNSDYKDTCHSIISKVQMSMGTYSANIPLLGEKKMELKVGEEPHVFWRKLLEGRNPQWRNLSIATPRNRKRVQYFDKSPDPPNGNDDIGKKRRKAVMNHSVDANPTHPTPERGEVAAFKGGVHENDGIGAKHVSRSPSHVLHEVNLVGRPEGGVIQQKSLHIHLKAEFAKLFEVLKLPDDVKHTVEKFLEYVMENHHVSRESATILQAFQLSLCWVAASILKQKIDKEETFLLAKQHLQFGCTEEEVNGVYLKIRSLKKMFMQRLDQNDNASSSSKSSLLAARSVPEEPSKGSMSQAVESSQLNVENEMDERFKVKNLSMEFIVTPKEELVDIEREKFIKEVQYRCDRRMSKLVQKQKEEIKEFQKIWEKKKEELELDYRVNFSVLRSIFGQNAAIKDKQKILETEFSSKMQELKCRKDQQLKELEVEHTAMRNKEMLKAAYWLAEANSFRGVGSNPIDDIGCSQENVNASHNRPKTDHPVSGQHVEELNGNIVDSMQCDMVASELPTSTSDESNILPIETTDVLATPATEEQVEIASMAGVLVARSEKPNEVGYLGGGSEEIGAFGATSNQPNEVGDPDVPASTSNESIILPVETSNVLTTAAMEEQVEIASTAEALVARSKQPNEVGDLGGISEEIGALVATSKEPNEVGDLGGSSEEIGALVAASKQPNEVGDPDVPASTSNESNIRPIGTTNAIAAPAAEEQVEIASTAGALVARYEKPNEVGDSGGGPEEIASVFPLHSEEHTEVPLEHPPREHLLEVSGTGVNVVVENDHSEVNNVIEELNTEHGSLENNSHLPNDEENSRDAVSSIDRKQISLEEVVVDLRLAAAVPTSDGGGSIPQNQSSGYNETLTHEMPLLENQSGTQADVDAGQCGPNSSEAVLINSSEQQQPASDGFSLAAHEPPSDTARQTHDDERNFIPNIGSSRHLDGEMMETLQAGGNSGECPSVDVEMSPLICDQPNLSEVSRVDPRPISEQGASSKSTEASVQVPGSAELPSQAVLQHNTNVAFVQGPRNIPVHPAHQMATSNPILLPFNADPLHKEWERIHKEREQATKILEDTKLRLRSDCEKVIEELVAQIRKKYDLNLQETEAAFLRKKNELDTSLNKVLMNKLLADAFRCKCMNLKPSGLPGIRQVICSIYIRCHSSLV is encoded by the exons ATGGCTAGCGAGACTCGGTCTGGGAGGAAAAATAAGCATACTGAGAGCAATAAATCAAAGAACAAACAATCAGATAAAGGATCAATAAGTTCTGGCTCCGGAAAGACAGATAGCTTAAGAAAGTCAGTTCGAGAAACGAAGCAAGCAGATTCAATCCCATCGAGTACAAGGAAATCCGAGCGTCTTGAAAAGCAGTTACCATCCATGCCAGCTGTTAAGAAGAAATCTGGAGTAATTGAGAAACAGAATACTCCGAGCCCTTTAAGAAGGTCTGACAGGGGCAAGAAAGATACCCCATCTAGTTTGTCAAGATCAAGTTATGTAGGAAGAGGACCCGATTCATCTAGTGTCAAGAAGAAGGAACCAAAAGAGAAAAGTGTGAAGGAGCTGATAATGGATTTTGAAAGTGTTAGCACTGGGAGGGAAAATGGTGCAACTTCTGTAGGCTTGAAAAGGAAGATAATGGATGCCCGGAGTTATAAGGCATTGTTCAAAATGCAAAGAAAGAGATCTACTGCAGCAG AAATTATTGACAAGTTGGAAAGACCAAAGAAGTCATCAAGAGTTGATAGCATTGCCAGTGATGAGACTGGCTCCAAGCTAATCAATGGGGATAATGAATCTCATGAAAGAGTTGTagaagagttgaaagaacatccTGATGGGGTTGCTTCTTCAAGGTCCATTTCTAGCTCAGAAGCGTCTGATGCAGATGCTTCGGTAAATGATGTTGAGAAATTGCCAGATTCAAACCGCAGATGCTGCTCTAGGGGAAAATCTGCTGCTCTTCCTGCAGAAAATGGTTTTGAAGTATCTAAAAATGGTTGCACTGTGGGAGAAATTTCTGGTGATTCCGAAAGGGTACCAGAGGGTTGCTCTGTGACTGAGGATAATGTGCATATCCCTGAtttttcatgttccacttctacaGGTGGTGATATTATTCTGAAAAGTGGTGAACTAGGCATTGGTAAATGTTCTGAAACGCATAAAAATGCATGTGACTTGGCTGAAGTTTCTCCTCCACCACTAGCTGACCATGAAAAGCTTGGTTATGGTGGGACTTGTGCTTCATGCTCTAGACGGATAAG GGTAAATCATGACTCTCCAGAAGAGGAGCTGTGCTCGTGTGCTGGAATGTCAGGCAGGGATTGCTATAACCTATCTAGGCTCAAG GATGGAGTTGGTTCTGAAGCTGCAATTCCTTTGGATTCTGGAGAAGGATGCCATATGCAATTAAATCAGGCACTTTCAGTTTCTCAAAGGGGTGCTGATGAAAAAATGTGCACCATATGCAAACAAGGTGGAGAGATACT GATCTGTGATGGAAGAGGTTGCAAGAGATGCTACCACCTCTCTTGCTTAGATCCTCCATTAGATGATTTCCCACCAGGAGCTTGGCATTGTACCTGGTGTGTCAAGAAAAAGATTGAATCTGGTGTACATTCAGTGACGGAAGGAGTAGAATCAATCCGGGATGTCAGAGAAGTGGAAGTTGCAGGTACCAAAG GAATGCATAGGCAGAAGCAGTATCTTGTTAAATACCAGGGTCTTGCTCATGCACACAATCATTGGGTTGCAGAGACACAATTGCTTATTGATGCACCATTGCTTATTGCAAACTATAATCATAAGAATCAG GATGTGAGGTGGAACTCAGAGTGGACAGTGCCACATCGTCTCTTGAAGAAAAGATCATTGATGTTCTCCAAGCTGCATGGTCAAGATGCAGATGATAATAGCAAATGCCTGTTTGAGTGGCTTGTGAAATGGCAGGGCCTTGATTATGAGTATGCTACATGGGAATTAGGGAATGCTAATTTACTGAACTCACAGCATGGTGAAAGCCTTATCAAGGATTTCAATATTCGCCGCGAAAAGGCAAAACGAAGAATTGACAAG AATCATAAGGGGCCACTTGTCAAACTATCAGAACTTTCTGCTGGAGGTTCACATATAACAGATTCTAATCTGCTGAACAATGTTAACAAGCTGCGGGAGTGTTGGTTGAAGTGCCAGAACACTGCTGTCTTTGATGACCAG GATCGTATAATGAAGATGGTTTTATTTATTCTATCTATGTCTGATGTCTGCTGTCCTTTCCTTATTGTCACAACTTCAAGTTTGCTTTCCCAATGGGAAGCTGAATTTAGACGATGGGCACCAAGTATTGATGTTGTAGTGTACAGTGGAAGCAGAGATTCTAGAAGGAGAATCAAGTCATTGGAGTTCTATGACGAAGGGGGTTTCATGATGCTGCAAGTGCTTTTATCATCTCTGGAAGCCGTCATTGAG GATGTAGAAATGTTGAGCGGTTTGAATTGGGAAGTGACTGTTATTGATGACTGCCAAAACTTAGGAATTTCTACTGGTGTGGAGCAAATTAAAATGCTTTCTACTGGTATAAGGGTGCTTCTCTTTAATGGTCCAATGAAG ATCACCTCATCTGAGTACATTAATCTACTCTCTTTGCTCCAATGTAAATTTGGTTTGGACAAGACTGGTGGCTTGGCATCTGACATCAATGACCATCTTGGAAAACTGAAAGGACTCTCAAAGGTCACTGCACCTTGCAGCAAGCCTGAATCTTCCAAGTTTGTGGAGTACTGGGTTCCTGTTCAGATGTCTGACTTGCAGCTTGAGCAATATTGTGCTACATTACTCACAAATTCTAATGCTCTTCGCACTTTCTATAAAAGTGATCCTGTTGGGGCTCTCCGCGATACTCTTCTCTCTGTGCGAAAG TGTTGTGATCATCCATATATTCTGGATCCATTCCTGCAACCCTTCAATAAGGGGCTTTCTCCTGCTGAAATTCTTGAAGTAGGAATAAAAGCAAGTGGAAAACTACATCTCCTTGACAAGATGCTCTCAGAGATGAGGCCCCGACAGCACAGAGTGGTTGTCCTTTTTCAG TCTATTGCTGGTTCCGAGGCATCAATTGGTGATATTCTGGATGATTTTCTGCGTCAAAGATTTGGTGAAAACTCTTATGAAAGAGTTGAGACGTGTGTTATTCATTCCAAGAAACAAGCTTCTCTTAACAGGTTTAACGACAAGAAAAGTGGGCGCTTTGTTCTTTTATTAGAGAATCGTGTTTGCCATCAAACCATTAAACTGTTGTCAGTTGATAGTGTTATTATATATGATAGTGACACAAATCCCACGAATGATTTGAGACAACTCCAGAAACTGTCAATAGATTCGCAGTCTAAGCACACATATGTTTTCCGGCTGTATTCAAGTTTTACTGTAGAAGAAAAAGCCCTATTTCTTGCTAAACAGGACCTGAATCTTGATAGTAACTTGCATATCTTAAGTCGGAGCCCCAATGACACCCTTATGTGGGGAGCCTCAAATTTGTTCAGTAGATTGGATGAGTACCACTCTGGAGGCAGTCCGACCTCAATTTCAAATAACTCATCAGGACAGTTGCGTTTAGATGATGTTATTAGCGAGTTCTCTGCAATAATTTGTAAAAACTCTGACTACAAGGACACATGCCATTCCATTATTTCAAAAGTTCAAATGAGCATGGGAACTTACAGTGCTAATATCCCGCTGCTTGGTGAGAAAAAAATGGAGTTGAAAGTTGGAGAAGAACCTCATGTTTTTTGGAGAAAGCTGTTGGAGGGAAGAAATCCACAGTGGAGAAATTTAAGCATTGCAACCCCAAGGAACAGAAAGAGAGTTCAATACTTTGATAAATCCCCAGATCCACCTAATGGAAATGATGATATAGGAAAGAAGCGCAGGAAGGCGGTAATGAACCATAGTGTGGATGCAAACCCCACTCACCCCACACCTGAAAGAGGTGAAGTTGCAGCTTTCAAAGGAG GTGTTCATGAAAATGATGGTATTGGTGCGAAGCATGTTTCTAGGTCTCCGTCTCATGTCTTGCATGAGGTAAACCTTGTTGGGCGGCCTGAAGGAGGAGTCATACAGCAGAAAAGCCTTCATATCCACCTGAaagctgagtttgcaaaactgTTTGAAGTGCTAAAACTTCCG GACGATGTCAAACATACTGTAGAAAAGTTTCTGGAATATGTCATGGAGAATCATCATGTTAGTAGGGAATCTGCAACAATTTTACAGGCTTTCCAGTTATCTCTG TGTTGGGTTGCAGCTTCAATCTTAAAGCAAAAAATTGACAAAGAGGAGACATTCTTGCTAGCAAAGCAGCACTTACAGTTCGGATGCACCGAGGAAGAGGTAAACGGTGTTTATCTGAAGATCCGTTCCTTGAAAAAGATGTTCATGCAGCGGTTGGATCAAAATGATAATGCTTCAAGTTCTTCTAAGTCTTCTTTATTAGCTGCGCGATCTGTTCCAGAAGAGCCATCGAAGGGAAGCATGTCACAAGCTGTAGAATCTTCCCAGCTAAATGTGGAAAATGAAATGGATGAAAGATTTAAAGTTAAAAACTTATCCATGGAATTCATTGTCACACCTAAAGAAGAACTTGTGGATATTGAAAGGGAAAAATTCATTAAGGAGGTCCAGTATAGATGTGACAGGCGAATGTCAAAGCTGGTACAGAAGCAAAAGGAGGAAATCAAAGAGTTCCAGAAAATATgggagaagaagaaggaagagctTGAGCTGGATTACAGAGTGAATTTTTCTGTTCTTCGGTCTATCTTTGGTCAGAATGCTGCAATAAAGGATAAACAAAAAATATTAGAAACTGAATTTTCAAGCAAAATGCAAGAGCTCAAATGCCGCAAGGACCAGCAGCTTAAAGAGCTTGAGGTAGAACACACTGCTATGAGGAACAAGGAAATGCTAAAGGCTGCTTATTGGTTGGCGGAAGCAAATTCCTTTAGGGGCGTTGGATCTAATCCTATAGATGACATAGGGTGCTCTCAGGAAAATGTAAATGCCTCTCACAATCGTCCCAAGACTGATCACCCTGTATCTGGACAACATGTTGAGGAACTGAATGGTAATATTGTGGATAGCATGCAGTGTGACATGGTAGCATCTGAACTACCTACATCTACTTCTGATGAGTCAAATATTCTTCCTATTGAAACTACAGATGTTTTAGCAACACCAGCAACAGAAGAGCAAGTTGAGATTGCATCCATGGCTGGAGTGTTGGTTGCTAGATCGGAGAAGCCTAATGAAGTAGGTTATTTAGGTGGTGGTTCAGAGGAAATTGGAGCATTTGGTGCTACATCTAATCAGCCTAATGAAGTAGGTGACCCAGATGTGCCTGCATCTACTTCCAATGAGTCAATTATTCTTCCTGTTGAAACTTCAAATGTTTTAACAACGGCAGCAATGGAGGAGCAAGTTGAGATCGCTTCCACGGCTGAAGCATTGGTTGCTAGATCCAAACAGCCTAATGAAGTAGGTGATTTAGGTGGTATTTCAGAGGAAATTGGAGCATTGGTTGCTACATCCAAGGAGCCTAATGAAGTAGGTGATTTAGGTGGTAGTTCAGAGGAAATTGGAGCTTTGGTTGCTGCATCCAAACAGCCTAATGAAGTAGGTGATCCAGATGTACCTGCATCTACCTCTAATGAGTCAAATATTCGTCCTATTGGAACTACAAATGCTATAGCAGCACCAGCAGCAGAGGAGCAAGTTGAGATTGCGTCCACGGCTGGAGCGTTGGTTGCTAGATACGAGAAGCCTAATGAAGTAGGTGATTCAGGTGGTGGTCCGGAGGAAATTGCTTCTGTGTTTCCTCTTCATTCCGAAGAACATACTGAAGTTCCACTAGAGCATCCACCTAGAGAGCATTTGTTGGAAGTATCTGGAACGGGTGTTAATGTAGTTGTGGAGAATGATCATTCAGAAGTAAATAATGTTATTGAAGAATTGAATACAGAACATGGTAGTCTGGAAAATAATTCTCATTTACCAAATGATGAAGAAAACTCGAGAGATGCAGTTAGCTCCATTGATAGAAAACAAATTTCTCTTGAGGAAGTGGTAGTGGACTTGCGTTTGGCAGCAGCAGTTCCTACTTCTGATGGTGGTGGTTCTATACCTCAAAATCAA TCTTCAGGATATAATGAAACACTCACTCATGAGATGCCACTCCTAGAAAATCAGAGTGGAACACAAGCTGATGTTGATGCTGGGCAATGTGGACCCAACAGTTCTGAAGCCGTGTTAATTAATAGTTCCGAGCAACAACAGCCAGCTTCTGATGGTTTTTCTCTTGCTGCTCACGAGCCACCAAGCGACACTGCACGTCAAACCCATGATGATGAAAGGAATTTTATCCCAAACATTGGGTCTTCTCGTCATTTGGATGGAGAGATGATGGAAACTTTGCAGGCTGGTGGTAATTCGGGAGAGTGTCCATCTGTTGATGTTGAGATGTCGCCTCTGATCTGTGATCAGCCTAATTTATCAGAAGTCAGTAGAGTGGATCCTCGACCCATTTCAGAACAGGGTGCATCTTCGAAGAGTACTGAAGCTTCTGTTCAAGTGCCAGGTTCCGCTGAGCTTCCTAGTCAAGCAGTCTTGCAACATAACACTAATGTTGCCTTCGTCCAAGGACCTAGGAATATACCAGTTCATCCTGCCCATCAGATGGCCACTTCGAATCCAATTCTTCTTCCTTTCAATGCTGATCCTCTACATAAAGAATGGGAAAGGATACATAAAGAAAGAGAACAAGCCACTAAGATTCTTGAGGACACG AAATTGCGTCTGAGATCTGATTGCGAGAAGGTGATAGAGGAATTGGTTGCACAAATCCGTAAAAAGTATGATCTCAATCTTCAGGAAACTGAGGCAGCATTTCTTCGGAAGAAGAATGAACTTGATACGAGTCTGAATAAAGTTCTCATGAATAAGCTTTTGGCAGACGCTTTCAGATGCAAGTGCATGAATCTCAAACCTTCGGGGCTTCCAGGCATCCGTCAAG TTATATGCAGCATCTACATCAGGTGTCACAGCAGCCTAGTTTGA